The Streptococcaceae bacterium ESL0687 genome has a segment encoding these proteins:
- a CDS encoding thiamine diphosphokinase, with protein sequence MKKEKVLIVCSHTDIDLARDYKGYYTIGVERGCLDLIGANLPIDHALGDFDSVNQEEFTLIKSYAKDLVKLPAEKDLLDGEEAIIYAQSLNPEELVFISDGPRLDMTLASLGFVRDYGLILRNSHNYCFMLREGLNTLEAMDEFKYLSFIGLKKSVLDIENLAYEAREISLDTISANAISNEFIQGEKGLVRLIEGQVMAIYSK encoded by the coding sequence ATGAAAAAAGAAAAAGTATTGATTGTCTGTAGTCATACGGACATTGATTTAGCGCGTGATTATAAGGGCTATTATACAATCGGTGTTGAAAGAGGCTGTCTAGATTTAATTGGAGCAAATCTTCCTATTGACCACGCCTTGGGTGATTTTGATTCAGTAAATCAGGAGGAATTTACTCTGATTAAGTCTTATGCTAAAGACCTTGTCAAACTTCCTGCCGAAAAAGACCTCCTTGACGGTGAGGAGGCCATTATCTATGCCCAGTCTCTTAATCCAGAGGAACTAGTCTTTATAAGTGACGGACCTAGACTTGACATGACCCTTGCTAGCCTCGGATTTGTAAGAGACTATGGTCTTATCCTAAGAAATAGTCATAACTACTGCTTTATGCTTAGGGAGGGATTAAATACCTTGGAAGCCATGGATGAATTTAAGTACCTATCATTTATTGGCCTTAAAAAAAGTGTCTTAGACATTGAAAACCTAGCCTATGAAGCTCGGGAAATCAGTCTAGACACTATTTCAGCAAATGCTATTAGTAACGAGTTTATCCAAGGAGAAAAGGGACTTGTCAGACTAATAGAAGGACAGGTCATGGCCATTTACAGCAAGTAG
- the ppk1 gene encoding polyphosphate kinase 1, producing MSDRIFSRYYNRDLSWLLFNRRVIKQSHNSSVPLLERLKFLAIASNNLDEFYSVRVPGIQEVLSLDPHARDKKTGLLQKDVRNKICERNRKNIKLQYGNYKYLTAKARKKEIFAIDSYKGLDQREKERMDEYFKSNIFPCLTTTQFDHYHAKSRYVDGELNIYVRSSYENSEIITIIPLSDKLDRLIPLSVPNHYIFLEDLILNNLSVILSDHEISSKFVFRVTRDKDIEIDSEIDTSILESVEKYLEEREKGKPSRLEYAGRDVNKDSSDINLLSETLNLDKKSSYHIPGPLDLTFLFKLVAFYGATHKDLVYKEFSPIIPAPDEDIFKKIDQTPLLLEHPFESFDYVVKLLSQAASDKDTVAIKQTIYRVAENSKIIEELIRAAKNGIQVTVVIELKARFNEKMNLALVDRLVDAGCYVSFGKEGYKTHGKLLLIVKKTKNTTKSYVHIASGNYNEDTSKAYVDLSLITSNPKYVEDVENFFNYIVNDINPPQYNLISTSPNLLKEQLLEKIKAMKLHYLRTGQGKIFFKTNALTDWEIIDALYSAAKTGLPIRMVVRGASCMKLGLCGPRENIVISSIVGRFLEHSRIYAFYWGEDSNIAEADMWISSADLMTRNMDDRIEVAAPIIDFKLKEKLAKIIRIYESDFKDASYLDREGNYNKLALPGGASAQETFIQLAEEGKKLESVNIKKLKGPELSTKNRGKSFLRRSSDTNFRFNRFYNVIMIILILIIIFLIVT from the coding sequence ATGAGTGATAGAATTTTTTCAAGATATTATAACCGCGATTTGAGCTGGCTGCTTTTTAATCGCCGGGTTATTAAACAATCACATAATTCTTCAGTTCCCCTACTAGAACGCCTAAAATTTTTAGCCATTGCCTCTAATAACTTGGACGAATTTTACAGTGTTCGTGTACCAGGAATCCAGGAAGTCTTGTCCCTTGATCCCCACGCAAGAGATAAGAAGACAGGACTTCTTCAAAAGGATGTGCGTAATAAAATTTGTGAGCGCAATCGTAAAAATATTAAGCTTCAGTACGGAAACTATAAGTATCTAACTGCCAAGGCCAGAAAAAAAGAGATTTTTGCCATCGATTCCTACAAGGGTCTTGATCAAAGGGAAAAGGAGCGGATGGATGAATACTTCAAAAGTAATATCTTCCCCTGCCTGACAACGACCCAGTTTGATCATTATCATGCCAAATCTCGCTATGTTGATGGGGAACTTAATATATATGTCAGATCTAGCTATGAGAACAGTGAAATAATTACCATTATTCCTTTATCAGACAAGTTAGATCGCTTGATTCCCCTATCGGTTCCTAATCACTATATTTTTCTTGAAGATTTAATTTTAAATAATCTTTCCGTCATCTTAAGTGACCATGAAATATCAAGTAAATTTGTCTTCAGGGTGACCAGGGACAAGGATATTGAAATTGACTCTGAAATTGATACCAGTATTTTGGAATCTGTTGAAAAATACCTTGAAGAGCGGGAAAAAGGGAAACCATCAAGGCTTGAATATGCTGGACGAGATGTTAATAAGGATTCAAGTGATATAAACCTTTTATCAGAAACCTTAAATCTGGATAAAAAGTCAAGTTATCATATCCCAGGACCACTTGATTTAACCTTCTTGTTTAAGCTGGTTGCCTTTTACGGTGCCACCCATAAAGACCTTGTTTACAAGGAATTTTCTCCCATCATCCCAGCACCAGATGAGGATATCTTTAAGAAGATTGATCAGACACCCCTCCTTTTAGAGCACCCTTTTGAATCCTTTGACTATGTGGTCAAACTTTTGAGCCAGGCTGCAAGTGATAAGGATACGGTTGCAATCAAGCAGACCATTTACCGGGTGGCAGAAAATTCAAAGATTATTGAAGAGTTAATTCGAGCAGCAAAAAACGGGATTCAGGTGACAGTTGTTATTGAGCTGAAGGCTAGGTTTAATGAGAAAATGAACTTGGCCTTAGTTGACCGTTTAGTCGATGCGGGTTGTTATGTAAGCTTTGGAAAAGAGGGTTATAAAACCCATGGTAAGCTTCTTTTAATTGTCAAAAAGACAAAAAATACCACTAAATCCTATGTTCATATAGCCAGTGGTAACTACAATGAGGATACCTCAAAGGCTTATGTAGACTTATCATTAATCACTTCAAATCCTAAGTATGTAGAGGATGTTGAAAATTTTTTCAACTATATTGTAAATGATATTAATCCGCCCCAATATAATCTAATCTCAACCTCGCCTAACTTACTAAAAGAGCAACTCCTTGAAAAGATAAAGGCCATGAAACTCCATTACTTGAGAACGGGTCAGGGTAAAATTTTCTTTAAAACAAATGCCCTAACTGATTGGGAAATTATTGACGCCCTTTATAGTGCCGCAAAAACTGGACTTCCGATCAGGATGGTAGTCAGAGGAGCAAGCTGTATGAAGCTTGGCCTATGTGGTCCCAGGGAAAATATTGTAATTTCAAGTATTGTTGGCCGCTTCCTAGAACACAGTAGGATATATGCCTTTTACTGGGGAGAGGATAGTAATATTGCTGAAGCTGACATGTGGATTTCATCTGCTGATTTAATGACCAGAAATATGGATGACAGGATTGAGGTAGCAGCACCGATCATTGATTTCAAATTGAAGGAAAAACTTGCAAAGATAATTAGAATCTACGAGAGTGACTTTAAGGACGCTTCTTATTTAGACCGGGAAGGGAACTACAATAAGTTGGCTCTTCCAGGTGGGGCAAGTGCCCAGGAGACTTTCATCCAATTAGCCGAGGAAGGAAAGAAATTAGAGTCAGTAAATATTAAGAAATTAAAAGGCCCCGAACTTTCAACAAAGAACAGGGGTAAAAGCTTTTTAAGAAGATCTAGTGATACAAACTTTAGGTTCAACCGTTTTTACAATGTCATTATGATTATCCTTATTTTAATAATCATATTTTTAATTGTAACTTGA
- a CDS encoding DUF2252 domain-containing protein: MENKLKKISPYDFESTDFYESHDFLIKEGKKLGDSTSYEEVSGFILQKRNIFEILDLREKLLVKELLPLKYQRMSVNPFSFFRGTADLMNYDLINGYSSSIEAIICGDAHLANFGFYSSPERQLLFDVNDFDESRVSIWEYDIKRFLVSALLVSDSQNLPADKTEKFLEKSLQVYRDSLKNMASIPSIERVIFPNTVENILGPFTRVSDESTQKVIRKAVKKAVQRDSNSALLKFTQVDDKNKRLFIENPPVTKHIDPDDYKKLATGFELYKETMRSNIKLYLSQCKIVDIVRHSVGVGSVGTLCYLILLQNNDGSYLILQVKEALPITDGHEVYANKDEQGLNIVNSQRILQTASDPFLGYFKIENKSFYVRQFRDMKGSIKLDKLDWDSFRGYVDICIILLARAHSKSPSFPMIIGYLESQDWMIKALVAYAKNYRKQVLNDYKDFLSRLNK, translated from the coding sequence TTGGAAAATAAATTAAAGAAAATCTCACCCTATGATTTTGAATCAACAGATTTTTATGAAAGTCACGATTTTTTAATTAAAGAAGGTAAAAAATTAGGTGACTCAACAAGCTATGAAGAAGTCAGTGGGTTCATCCTTCAAAAAAGAAATATCTTTGAAATTTTAGATTTAAGGGAAAAACTTTTGGTTAAAGAACTGCTTCCTTTAAAATATCAAAGAATGTCGGTCAATCCCTTTTCTTTTTTTAGGGGAACGGCTGATTTAATGAATTATGATTTAATTAATGGCTATTCATCGAGTATCGAGGCCATAATCTGCGGCGATGCTCACTTGGCTAATTTTGGTTTTTACTCATCACCTGAAAGACAATTGCTCTTTGATGTTAATGACTTTGACGAGTCAAGGGTTAGCATTTGGGAATATGATATAAAAAGATTTCTAGTCAGTGCCCTTTTAGTAAGTGACAGTCAAAATTTGCCAGCGGACAAGACTGAAAAATTTCTGGAAAAATCCCTGCAAGTTTATAGGGACAGTCTGAAAAATATGGCTAGTATCCCGTCAATTGAAAGGGTTATTTTCCCTAATACAGTTGAAAATATTTTAGGTCCTTTTACCAGAGTCAGTGATGAAAGTACACAAAAAGTAATAAGAAAGGCTGTCAAAAAAGCCGTTCAAAGGGACTCTAATTCAGCCCTCTTAAAATTTACCCAGGTGGACGATAAGAACAAACGACTTTTCATTGAAAATCCGCCTGTAACCAAGCATATTGATCCAGATGACTACAAGAAGCTTGCAACCGGTTTTGAACTCTACAAGGAGACCATGAGGAGCAATATAAAGCTTTATTTATCCCAATGTAAGATTGTTGACATTGTCCGTCATAGCGTTGGCGTTGGAAGTGTTGGAACCTTATGCTACCTAATCCTTCTTCAAAACAATGATGGTAGCTATCTTATTCTTCAGGTCAAAGAGGCCCTGCCCATTACTGATGGTCATGAGGTTTATGCCAATAAGGATGAGCAAGGGCTAAATATTGTTAATAGTCAGAGGATTCTTCAAACAGCATCTGATCCCTTTTTAGGTTATTTTAAAATTGAAAACAAGTCCTTTTATGTCCGCCAATTTAGGGATATGAAAGGGTCAATTAAACTGGATAAATTGGACTGGGATTCCTTTAGGGGATATGTAGATATCTGTATCATTTTGCTAGCACGCGCCCATAGCAAATCCCCATCTTTTCCAATGATTATAGGCTATCTAGAAAGTCAAGATTGGATGATTAAGGCCCTTGTGGCCTATGCAAAAAATTATAGAAAGCAAGTGCTTAATGATTATAAGGACTTTTTAAGTAGGTTGAACAAATGA
- a CDS encoding YitT family protein — MKNSKLMSYVKIIGGLMLLSFSINMFLAPHHVAAGGVSGLGVIMEYALGVNKALVVLVMNILMLILALIFLGKDSFMKVLFGSLAFPVTLAVLPEVALTSDRLLSVIFGSAIFALGVTILYNNNSSAGGTTIPPLILQKYFGVDTSVGLLLTDAFVVSLNLVVFGFEEFLYAILSIVITSLVMSYIETGINRKKTLWIMSEHHLKEIQNRLKNEIDRGSTFLDARGGYREENKEIIMIVVDNQEFNTVKKIIAEVDPKAFVIVNNVSEVLGRGFTYSHIE; from the coding sequence GTGAAAAATAGTAAACTTATGTCTTATGTAAAAATTATTGGGGGCTTAATGCTCTTGTCGTTTTCAATAAACATGTTTTTGGCCCCGCATCATGTGGCAGCAGGAGGAGTCAGCGGACTTGGTGTTATTATGGAGTACGCTCTTGGTGTTAATAAGGCTCTTGTGGTCCTTGTCATGAATATTCTAATGTTAATTCTTGCCCTTATTTTTCTCGGTAAAGACTCATTCATGAAGGTTCTCTTTGGAAGTTTGGCCTTTCCAGTAACCCTTGCAGTCCTACCAGAAGTTGCCCTAACTTCTGATCGTCTACTGTCAGTTATCTTTGGGAGTGCTATTTTTGCCCTAGGGGTTACTATCTTATATAATAATAATTCTTCTGCTGGCGGAACGACTATTCCCCCGCTAATCTTGCAAAAATACTTCGGTGTAGATACCTCAGTTGGTCTTCTTTTAACAGATGCCTTTGTCGTATCTCTAAACCTGGTTGTCTTTGGTTTTGAAGAGTTCTTGTATGCTATTCTATCAATTGTCATAACATCTCTTGTTATGTCTTACATTGAAACAGGGATTAATCGTAAGAAGACCTTGTGGATTATGAGTGAACATCATCTTAAGGAGATTCAAAATCGCCTTAAAAATGAAATTGATAGGGGATCGACCTTCCTTGATGCGCGTGGTGGCTACAGGGAAGAAAACAAGGAAATTATTATGATTGTTGTTGACAACCAAGAGTTTAATACCGTTAAGAAAATCATTGCAGAAGTTGATCCTAAAGCCTTTGTAATTGTAAACAATGTATCTGAAGTTCTTGGTCGCGGTTTTACCTACAGCCATATAGAATAA
- a CDS encoding ABC transporter ATP-binding protein, protein MTLRLENISKKIDGRMILEDINLEIPKSKIIGLVGRNGSGKTTLMRLISSEMTPTTGHIDVPVDDVFYVNPGQNFMRTYCAQEIAKIMKVYLPNFDSQLFFRLLEESNLDLKKTVASFSKGQEALLYIACGIASKVKYVLLDEPLDGLDLFIKDRVKELLIDSIDQGNSTFIIATHNLSELDGLADSILLIKDKNIEIYDPERLENVKLQFVYEGSSLPEELLEVARVIDKRGSVWLIIIPENRIDEMFSNTSNYKFVEVLQLTTEDVFRVELG, encoded by the coding sequence ATGACTTTAAGGCTTGAAAATATAAGTAAAAAAATAGATGGAAGGATGATTTTAGAGGATATTAATCTTGAAATTCCAAAATCTAAAATTATTGGACTGGTCGGGCGAAATGGATCTGGAAAGACTACTTTGATGCGGTTAATCTCAAGTGAGATGACTCCAACAACTGGACATATTGATGTTCCTGTTGATGATGTCTTCTATGTTAATCCAGGGCAAAATTTCATGAGAACTTATTGCGCCCAGGAGATAGCAAAAATTATGAAGGTTTATTTGCCTAATTTTGACAGCCAGCTTTTCTTTAGACTTCTAGAAGAATCTAATCTAGACCTTAAAAAAACGGTGGCTAGTTTTTCAAAGGGTCAGGAAGCTCTCTTATACATTGCCTGCGGGATTGCTAGTAAGGTTAAATATGTCCTATTAGACGAACCCCTTGACGGCCTTGATCTTTTTATTAAGGACCGGGTGAAGGAGCTTTTAATTGATAGTATTGATCAGGGAAATTCAACCTTTATAATTGCTACTCATAATTTAAGTGAACTTGACGGCCTAGCTGACAGTATTCTTTTAATTAAGGATAAGAATATTGAAATTTATGATCCAGAAAGACTCGAAAATGTTAAGCTTCAATTTGTTTATGAGGGATCAAGTCTTCCTGAGGAGCTTTTAGAAGTGGCCCGTGTAATTGATAAGAGGGGTAGTGTTTGGCTGATAATTATTCCTGAAAACAGGATTGATGAAATGTTTTCAAACACAAGTAATTATAAGTTTGTTGAGGTCTTGCAACTAACAACAGAGGATGTCTTTAGGGTCGAGTTAGGATAG
- a CDS encoding GntR family transcriptional regulator, with translation MNKLPIYEQVAENIKSEITKGLLLPGDKLLSVRAMAIRENVNPNTIAKSYQVLEREGVIVSIPNKGSFVNKDVLKLQEVERKDKLRLLSESLDEALRLGIQAEELHELIRKVENDFKA, from the coding sequence ATGAATAAATTACCCATTTATGAGCAGGTTGCAGAAAATATCAAGTCAGAGATAACCAAGGGGCTTCTTTTACCTGGTGATAAGCTTCTTTCAGTCAGGGCCATGGCCATTAGGGAGAATGTTAATCCTAATACGATTGCTAAAAGTTATCAGGTTTTAGAAAGGGAAGGGGTAATCGTCTCCATACCTAATAAGGGATCTTTTGTAAATAAGGATGTTTTAAAGCTCCAAGAGGTTGAAAGAAAAGACAAGCTTCGCCTTTTATCAGAATCTCTTGATGAGGCATTAAGACTAGGGATTCAGGCGGAAGAACTACATGAGTTGATAAGGAAGGTAGAAAATGACTTTAAGGCTTGA
- a CDS encoding amino acid permease — protein MLGDTNNKEQKASLERGLSGRHVEMIALGGTIGTGLFLGAGGSIQTAGPAIVLIYMITGLFMFWMMRALGELLLTDTNQPTFIAFIEKYLGKRAQFVIGWTYWIGWIVIAMAELTAIGIYMRYWFPSVPIWIWEIIFLIVLLGINVIAVGAFGETEFWFAMIKVVAIIAMIATGVIMVLAHTKTSAGYASLSNLWKYGFVADGGNNLLLAFKMVFFAFLGIEFVGTTAAEAKNPDQVIPKAINSIIIRILIFYVGALLAIMSIQPWINYNANESPFVQVFAGIGITVAAGVINFVVLTAAASSLNSGIFATGRMLYSLTHNNPKSPFAKLSRNNLPLNAILFSTLLIGSAAIINVILPEGAFEVITSIASAGFIGIYMTLVYAHLKYRKSDDFKNGPQKFKMPGAPYTNYLTLAFLAGIFIILLSMGETRFAALLAIFWYSLMIILSRKIK, from the coding sequence ATGTTAGGAGACACTAATAACAAGGAGCAGAAGGCTAGTTTAGAAAGGGGGCTAAGCGGACGCCACGTTGAAATGATAGCCCTTGGAGGGACAATCGGAACAGGTTTATTCCTAGGTGCAGGTGGTTCCATTCAAACAGCAGGGCCTGCCATTGTTTTAATTTATATGATTACAGGACTTTTTATGTTCTGGATGATGAGGGCACTTGGGGAGCTACTTTTAACGGACACTAATCAGCCAACCTTCATAGCTTTTATTGAAAAATATTTGGGTAAAAGAGCTCAATTTGTCATTGGTTGGACCTACTGGATTGGCTGGATTGTTATTGCCATGGCAGAACTTACGGCCATTGGAATTTATATGAGATATTGGTTTCCAAGTGTTCCTATTTGGATTTGGGAAATTATTTTCTTAATTGTTCTTCTGGGAATCAATGTTATTGCCGTTGGAGCCTTTGGTGAAACTGAGTTTTGGTTTGCCATGATTAAGGTTGTAGCTATTATTGCTATGATTGCGACAGGAGTTATCATGGTTCTTGCCCATACAAAGACTTCTGCTGGTTATGCAAGCCTATCTAATCTTTGGAAGTACGGCTTTGTAGCAGATGGGGGCAACAATCTTCTTTTAGCCTTCAAGATGGTCTTCTTTGCCTTCTTAGGAATTGAATTTGTCGGTACAACAGCTGCCGAGGCAAAAAATCCTGATCAGGTAATTCCTAAGGCCATTAATTCGATTATTATTCGAATCCTGATTTTCTACGTGGGAGCTCTACTGGCAATCATGTCCATTCAACCTTGGATTAACTACAATGCCAATGAATCACCATTCGTTCAGGTTTTTGCAGGTATTGGAATTACCGTAGCAGCTGGGGTTATTAACTTTGTTGTTCTAACAGCTGCAGCGTCATCTCTAAATAGTGGAATCTTTGCTACAGGACGTATGCTGTATTCCCTTACCCATAATAATCCAAAAAGTCCCTTTGCAAAACTAAGCAGAAATAATTTACCCTTGAATGCTATTTTATTTTCAACCCTCTTAATAGGATCTGCTGCCATTATAAATGTTATTCTACCTGAAGGAGCCTTTGAGGTTATTACCTCAATTGCATCAGCTGGATTTATTGGGATTTACATGACCCTGGTCTATGCCCACCTTAAATACCGCAAGTCAGATGATTTTAAAAATGGTCCACAGAAGTTTAAGATGCCCGGTGCACCTTACACTAACTACCTAACCCTTGCCTTTCTAGCTGGAATTTTTATTATCCTGCTTAGCATGGGTGAAACTAGGTTTGCAGCCCTGCTTGCTATTTTCTGGTATAGTCTGATGATTATCTTGAGTCGGAAAATTAAATAA
- the alsS gene encoding acetolactate synthase AlsS — translation MVEEKFGADLVVDSLINHHVKYVFGIPGAKIDKVFDTLEDKGPQLIVARHEQNAAFMAQAIGRITGEPGVVIATSGPGASNLATGLVTATAEGDPVLAIGGQVKRSDLLKRTHQSMDNAALFEPITKYSAEVQDPENLSETIANAYRQAKFGKAGASFVSIPQDVVDAKVQVDAVKALKDPLLGSATEEFVDYLSEQIKGAKLPVFLLGSGASNEEVTRSVRALLSKVALPVVETFQGAGIISRELEENFFGRVGLFRNQPGDMLLKRSDLVIAVGYDPIEYEARNWNAEIDSRVIAIDSTLAEIDTYFQPERELIGDIARTLDQLAPKIYGYNLPQESKDYLTDLREILNFPDLSITEKEGIVHPQDVVSVLQKHVSDQETVTVDVGSHYIWMARKFRSYSPRHLLFSNGMQTLGVALPWAISASLVRPGHKVYSISGDGGFLFSAQELETAVRLKLPIVHLIWNDGRYNMVEFQEVMKYGRSSGVDLGPVDFVKYAEAFGAQGIRVNSKSELDQVLASIDSTKGPVVIDIPIDYSDNINLGKTILPDEFY, via the coding sequence ATGGTAGAAGAAAAATTTGGGGCTGACTTAGTCGTTGATAGCCTAATTAATCATCATGTGAAGTATGTTTTTGGTATCCCAGGTGCTAAGATTGATAAGGTTTTTGATACCTTAGAAGACAAGGGCCCCCAATTAATTGTGGCTAGGCATGAGCAAAATGCAGCCTTTATGGCCCAGGCTATTGGGCGTATTACTGGTGAGCCTGGTGTTGTTATTGCCACAAGTGGCCCAGGAGCCAGTAACCTTGCAACAGGTCTTGTTACGGCAACGGCAGAAGGAGACCCTGTTCTAGCCATTGGAGGTCAGGTTAAAAGATCAGATCTTTTAAAAAGAACCCACCAAAGTATGGATAATGCGGCCCTGTTTGAGCCGATTACAAAATATTCGGCAGAGGTTCAAGACCCAGAAAATTTATCAGAAACAATTGCTAACGCCTACCGTCAGGCTAAGTTTGGTAAGGCAGGAGCAAGTTTTGTATCCATCCCGCAAGATGTGGTTGATGCCAAGGTTCAAGTTGATGCGGTCAAGGCTTTGAAGGATCCACTTTTGGGATCAGCTACAGAAGAATTTGTGGACTACCTGAGTGAGCAAATAAAAGGGGCTAAATTACCTGTTTTCTTACTGGGAAGTGGTGCATCAAATGAGGAAGTTACAAGATCAGTAAGGGCCCTTCTTTCGAAAGTTGCCCTTCCTGTAGTCGAAACCTTCCAAGGGGCAGGAATTATTTCAAGGGAGTTAGAGGAAAATTTCTTTGGTCGTGTTGGACTCTTTAGAAATCAGCCAGGAGACATGCTTCTTAAGAGGTCTGATTTAGTTATAGCAGTGGGCTATGACCCTATTGAATATGAGGCCCGCAACTGGAATGCTGAAATTGATAGCCGGGTAATCGCCATTGATTCAACCTTGGCTGAAATTGATACTTATTTCCAACCAGAAAGGGAACTCATAGGAGATATTGCAAGGACCCTTGATCAATTGGCACCAAAGATTTACGGTTATAATTTACCTCAGGAGTCTAAGGATTATCTGACCGATCTCAGAGAGATTTTAAATTTCCCTGACTTATCGATTACTGAAAAAGAGGGAATTGTCCATCCTCAAGATGTGGTTTCTGTTCTGCAAAAGCATGTAAGTGACCAGGAAACTGTTACAGTTGATGTAGGTAGCCACTACATTTGGATGGCCCGCAAGTTCCGCTCTTACAGTCCGCGTCATTTGCTCTTCTCAAATGGAATGCAGACCTTGGGTGTTGCCCTACCTTGGGCCATTTCAGCAAGTCTTGTTCGTCCCGGTCACAAGGTGTATTCTATTTCAGGAGATGGCGGCTTCTTATTTTCAGCCCAAGAGCTTGAAACAGCCGTTAGGCTGAAACTTCCTATTGTTCATTTAATCTGGAATGATGGTCGCTACAATATGGTTGAGTTTCAAGAGGTTATGAAATACGGTAGGTCTAGTGGGGTTGACCTTGGTCCAGTTGACTTTGTTAAGTATGCTGAGGCCTTCGGTGCCCAAGGAATTAGGGTTAACTCCAAATCAGAACTTGATCAGGTTTTAGCCTCTATTGATTCAACAAAAGGCCCTGTCGTTATTGATATTCCAATTGACTACTCTGATAACATTAACCTTGGAAAAACCATTCTTCCCGACGAATTCTATTAA